The genomic region CTTTAAGAGCCAAAACACCAGCACACTGTGCAAGTCCTTCAATTATCAAAACTCCTGGCATTATAGGATACCCTGGAAAATGTCCTTCAAAAAACCATTCATTAATAGTAACATTCTTATAACCAATCACCTTATTATTACTCATTTTCTCAACTCTATCAACCAATAGAAAAGGAAACCTATGTGGTAATATTTTTTGTATTTCAACAACATCAATATTTACATCCTTAAGTTCTTCTTCCATAATCTACCCCCTTCAAAAACATTTATAAAATTAAAGCAAGCAAACCAACTACAAACGTGTAGATAGAAAATACATAAAACTTACCTTCTCTAAGTAGTTTCATAAGCAACCATAGAGCAATGTATCCAACAACTAGAGCTACAACAAACCCTACCAAATAAGACCACTCAAACTTAAATTGTATATCACTGACTTTAAACGACCTGTAGGTCTCGTAAACAAAGGCACCAATAGTCGAAGGTATGAATATAAGAAAACTGAAAATTCCAGCCGTAGCCCTATCAAGTCCAACAACTAATCCAGTTGATATGGTAATACCAGACCTAGATATTCCCGGTAGTACACCCACACCTTGAGATATTCCTATAATAATACTTTCAAAAATACCTATATTCTCAAGGTTTTTTTGTTGAGTACCAAAATGAATAATATAAGGTACCAAAAGGATAAAAGAGTTTATTATCAAGAAAATTCCAACAATCTTGTAATTACTCTCAACAGTATCTCTTAAGACAGGTTCAAGTATTAGAGCAACTATCACAGTAAACACAGTAGCTAAAACTACCAACCAGAAAAGTTTACTCTCGTTATCTCCAAAAAACTTATAAAACTTCAAACTACCTCTCACCAAAATTAAAAACTCATTAAAAAAGAATGTTATAACTACTATAAGAGTAGCAATATGTAAAAGTACATCAAACCAAAGTGTTGTTTTACCCATATTCCTAAGGTAATGATCCGCTAAAACCAAATGTCCTGAACTACTAATAGGCAAAAATTCTGCTACTCCCTGAATAAATCCCATTACCACCGCTTTTAATATATCCATCCAAAACCCCCTAGATACAACATGTAAAACACCTATAATAAATCAAATATTATCAAACCAAAATATCCGTTTTCATAATAGCAATCTAAACTAACTCTCGAAAAGCGCTTTAGTAGAGCAAATCCTAATCTTCTTCTACACTCATCAATATCAAGTCCCTAATATCGCAAGGCAATAGCACCCCAAGAAAAACCACCACCAAATGCAACTAGTATTAGTATATCTCCTCTTTGTAATTTTCCCTGCTGTACTGCCTCTGCTAGGGCAATTGGTATTGACGCTGCTGATGTATTTCCATATTTGTCGAGATTTACAAATACCTTCTCTTCTCTTTCAACTCCTAGGTATTCTGCTATAGAGTCAATTATTCTTATGTTTGCTTGATGTGGTATAACAAGCTTAACATCTTCTTTGGATATACCTGCTTTTTGTATAACTTTTTCAACAGATTCTGTCATCATCCTAACAGCCATTTTGAATGTTTCTCTTCCATTCATTTTTATGAAGTGTAACCTATTTTTAACGGTTTCTTCTGTTGCTGGTAATCTTGAACCACCAGCAGGCATGTAAAGCAAATCAGCACATCCCCCATCTCCCCCTAATTCAACTGATATGATATCCGATGAGCTATCATCTACAGTCAATACCATAGCACCCGCACCATCACCAAAAAGTACACAGGTATTTCTATCCTGCCAATCAGTTATCCTAGAAAGTGTCTCCGCACCAATAACTAGTATATTCTTGTAAATACCTGTTTTTAGCAACGAATAAGAAAGAACTGTAGAATAAACAAACCCTGAGCAAGCAGCATTTATATCAAATCCCGGTTTCTTAACACCTAATTTCTCAGCTATCAGATACGCAGTAGCTGGGAAAACCATATCAGGTGTTATAGTAGCACAAACTATTAAATCTATATCTTCTGGCCTAAGTCCAGCATTCTGTATCGCTATCTTGCTTGCTTCAACCGCCAAGTCAGAAGTAGCAATATTATTCTCTGCTATTCTCCTTTCAACAATTCCTGTCCTAGTCCTAATCCACTCATCACTAGTTTCAACCATCTTCTCAAGATCAAAGTTTGTCAACACTTTAGGTGGAACATACATTCCAACACCAGCAATCTTCACTCCCATTAACTGCCTCCAAAAAGTTATTAGTATTTTATTCATAAGGTTTACCAAATTACAATTAAACCCTTTACTAGAAATCTAAAATTGCTTATCGAAAATAAAGTTAAACACTCGCTAAATCGACGTATATAAACCCACAAAACAAACTGAGAAGTATGAAGACTTCATGTAATAAACTGACAAAAGAGAAGATAAACAAAAAAGGGAGCCTCTCGGCTCCCTAGTAACTATACCATCACTTAATCTAGAAATCAACATCTCTTGAAGAGTAATTTGTGTATTTTGTTACATTTTTAGGGATTAAAATAAGCATATTCTCCCCTGTAGCCCATTGCCAATCAGCACCTACCCTACCTCTTACTTTATACTCAACTTTAGCAGAACCAGTATAATTAGCAGTAGCAATTATATTAACTCTTCCGTTTGCATTTGTTGATAGAATACTAGCTACCAAAGGACCACCCCATCCATTGAAACTACCAGAGTACCCGTACTCAACAACAAAACTACCACTATAATTAGTTGAAACATTAGAAGTTATGAGAACAAGTTCAACATTAGTAACAGTATAAGGTAAATGAATACTCCAACCACCATGTGCACCGACATCTATTGTTACCGTTTTACCATCAGGTGATATTGTTATACCTTTGTCGCTTTGTCCTGGTTTAACAGGAGAGTCATCACCTGGCTTGTAAGCCTCAATTACCTGTTTGTTGC from Brevinematales bacterium harbors:
- the fabZ gene encoding 3-hydroxyacyl-ACP dehydratase FabZ — its product is MEEELKDVNIDVVEIQKILPHRFPFLLVDRVEKMSNNKVIGYKNVTINEWFFEGHFPGYPIMPGVLIIEGLAQCAGVLALKAIGYNSQNPPLIFFAAIDGVKFRNPVLPGDKLVYEVEIIKITNKFGKFKGIAKVGDKVCAEAEMMAAIQER
- a CDS encoding undecaprenyl-diphosphate phosphatase, producing MDILKAVVMGFIQGVAEFLPISSSGHLVLADHYLRNMGKTTLWFDVLLHIATLIVVITFFFNEFLILVRGSLKFYKFFGDNESKLFWLVVLATVFTVIVALILEPVLRDTVESNYKIVGIFLIINSFILLVPYIIHFGTQQKNLENIGIFESIIIGISQGVGVLPGISRSGITISTGLVVGLDRATAGIFSFLIFIPSTIGAFVYETYRSFKVSDIQFKFEWSYLVGFVVALVVGYIALWLLMKLLREGKFYVFSIYTFVVGLLALIL
- a CDS encoding ketoacyl-ACP synthase III, which encodes MGVKIAGVGMYVPPKVLTNFDLEKMVETSDEWIRTRTGIVERRIAENNIATSDLAVEASKIAIQNAGLRPEDIDLIVCATITPDMVFPATAYLIAEKLGVKKPGFDINAACSGFVYSTVLSYSLLKTGIYKNILVIGAETLSRITDWQDRNTCVLFGDGAGAMVLTVDDSSSDIISVELGGDGGCADLLYMPAGGSRLPATEETVKNRLHFIKMNGRETFKMAVRMMTESVEKVIQKAGISKEDVKLVIPHQANIRIIDSIAEYLGVEREEKVFVNLDKYGNTSAASIPIALAEAVQQGKLQRGDILILVAFGGGFSWGAIALRY